Proteins encoded by one window of Desulfallas thermosapovorans DSM 6562:
- a CDS encoding histidine triad nucleotide-binding protein codes for MQECIFCKIINREIPADIVYEDDCILAFKDIQPAAPTHLLFIPKKHIPTFFDLQPEDSHILGKLQLAAASVAKDMGLTERGFRLVSNCMKDAGQLVWHIHYHFLAGRTLQWPPG; via the coding sequence GTGCAGGAATGTATTTTCTGTAAGATAATAAACAGGGAAATTCCGGCTGATATTGTGTACGAGGACGACTGCATACTGGCGTTCAAGGACATTCAACCTGCCGCTCCTACCCACCTTTTGTTTATACCTAAAAAACATATTCCCACGTTTTTTGATCTACAGCCCGAGGATAGCCATATTCTGGGTAAACTGCAATTAGCCGCCGCTAGCGTGGCCAAAGACATGGGACTTACCGAGCGGGGATTTAGGCTTGTTTCCAACTGCATGAAGGATGCCGGTCAGCTGGTTTGGCATATTCATTATCATTTTTTGGCCGGCAGGACCCTTCAATGGCCGCCCGGGTAA
- the rpsU gene encoding 30S ribosomal protein S21, whose product MAEVRVGKNETLDSALRRFKRTCQKAGVLAEARKHEHYEKPSVKRKKKSEAARKRKARFSRSF is encoded by the coding sequence GTGGCAGAAGTCAGAGTAGGCAAAAATGAAACCCTGGACAGTGCCCTCCGGCGTTTTAAACGCACCTGTCAAAAGGCAGGGGTTCTCGCTGAAGCCAGAAAACACGAACATTACGAAAAGCCCAGCGTAAAAAGAAAGAAAAAGTCTGAAGCTGCTCGCAAGCGCAAGGCTAGATTTTCCAGATCGTTTTAA
- a CDS encoding NfeD family protein → MSPELVPWLAVLSLLLGFLALVLEVFTAGFGVAGLAGIIFIGWGVMLLSVDGTITLKALVVALAVGILVFVAGIKVMSKFNLWQWFTLGNRQRKEEGYSVSRQELARFAGQEGVTLTPLRPSGAARVNGERLDVVSEGGFIPAGAKIKVVRVEGIRIVVRLWDQS, encoded by the coding sequence GTGTCTCCGGAACTGGTTCCGTGGCTGGCGGTCTTGTCTTTATTGCTGGGCTTTTTGGCGCTGGTACTGGAAGTGTTTACCGCGGGTTTCGGGGTGGCCGGTCTGGCCGGAATTATCTTCATTGGCTGGGGTGTAATGCTGCTTAGTGTTGATGGTACCATTACCCTCAAAGCATTGGTGGTGGCCCTGGCGGTTGGTATACTGGTATTTGTGGCGGGCATTAAAGTAATGTCCAAATTTAATTTATGGCAGTGGTTTACTTTGGGTAACAGGCAGCGCAAAGAAGAGGGATACAGTGTGTCCAGACAGGAATTGGCGCGTTTTGCCGGTCAGGAAGGTGTTACCTTAACTCCGCTGCGCCCGTCCGGTGCCGCCCGGGTAAACGGGGAGCGCCTGGATGTGGTAAGTGAAGGGGGATTTATTCCGGCCGGGGCCAAGATAAAGGTGGTGCGTGTGGAAGGTATTCGTATCGTGGTGCGTTTGTGGGATCAATCATGA
- the floA gene encoding flotillin-like protein FloA (flotillin-like protein involved in membrane lipid rafts) has translation MFAGITFLILVVLIILAVVVLFSFIPVGLWISALAAGVRVGIVTLIGMRLRRVPPAGIVNPLIKAYKAGLDITVDQLEAHYLAGGNVDRVVDALIASERANINLLFERAAAIDLAGRNVLEAVQMSVNPKVIQTPLVSAVAKDGIEVKVMARVTVRANIDRLVGGAGEETVLARVGEGVVSTVGSMENHKEVLENPDSISRTVLEKGLDSGTAFEILSIDIADVDVGRNIGATLQMDQAEADKNIAQAKAEERRAMAVAREQEMRAAVEEMRAKVVEAEAEVPRALADALRQGNLGVMDYYNMQNILADTGMRQNISKMGTGEDKEEGNGYLSK, from the coding sequence ATGTTTGCCGGTATTACTTTTTTAATTCTTGTGGTACTTATTATACTGGCGGTGGTGGTTTTATTCAGTTTTATTCCGGTGGGGCTGTGGATTTCCGCTTTGGCGGCCGGTGTGCGGGTGGGCATTGTCACCCTGATCGGGATGCGCTTGCGCCGGGTACCCCCGGCCGGTATAGTTAACCCGCTGATTAAGGCTTACAAGGCCGGTCTGGATATAACGGTGGACCAGTTGGAAGCCCATTATCTGGCCGGCGGCAATGTGGACCGGGTGGTTGATGCACTGATCGCTTCGGAGCGGGCTAATATCAATTTGCTCTTTGAACGGGCCGCCGCCATTGACCTGGCGGGACGCAATGTGTTGGAAGCCGTGCAGATGAGTGTCAACCCCAAGGTTATCCAGACTCCCCTGGTATCGGCGGTGGCCAAGGACGGCATTGAAGTAAAGGTAATGGCCAGGGTGACGGTACGGGCCAATATCGACCGGCTGGTGGGCGGTGCCGGTGAGGAAACCGTTTTGGCCCGGGTGGGCGAAGGGGTGGTATCCACCGTGGGTTCCATGGAAAACCACAAAGAAGTGCTGGAAAACCCCGATTCTATTTCCCGTACGGTGCTGGAAAAAGGGCTTGATTCCGGTACTGCCTTTGAAATACTGTCCATTGACATAGCCGATGTTGATGTGGGCCGGAACATTGGTGCCACACTGCAAATGGATCAGGCCGAGGCGGATAAAAACATCGCCCAGGCCAAAGCTGAAGAACGGCGTGCCATGGCCGTGGCCCGGGAGCAGGAAATGAGGGCTGCCGTGGAAGAAATGCGAGCTAAAGTGGTGGAGGCCGAGGCCGAGGTGCCCAGGGCTTTGGCTGATGCGCTGCGGCAGGGTAATTTGGGAGTTATGGATTACTATAATATGCAGAATATACTGGCTGACACCGGTATGCGGCAAAATATATCCAAAATGGGCACGGGTGAAGATAAGGAAGAAGGGAACGGCTACCTTTCCAAATAG
- a CDS encoding CoA-transferase subunit beta, with translation MEILDTYADDFSPQEMIVVAGARLLENNKVVFAGTGLPMVAITLAQLTHAPGIIPVFEAGAVGPRLTRGLPLSVGDSRTTSKAMYLQGLNSAFELAQRGFCDYGFIGGAEIDVYGNLNSTMIGDFPALYQSPKVRLPGSGGASDMAASCERTIIIMVHEKRRFKEKLSYLTSPGFLDGSPGARKRAGLVGKGPYRVITTRAVLGFDNETRRMKLLATMPGETVQSVQENTGFDLLVDDNVYQFEPPSREEIRLVRDEIDPEGYFIKKIIK, from the coding sequence ATGGAAATTCTTGACACTTATGCCGATGATTTTTCTCCCCAAGAAATGATCGTTGTGGCGGGAGCCCGCCTACTGGAAAATAACAAGGTGGTGTTTGCAGGTACCGGGCTGCCGATGGTGGCCATAACCCTGGCCCAGCTTACCCATGCCCCGGGCATCATACCGGTGTTTGAAGCCGGGGCGGTGGGGCCGCGCTTGACCAGGGGGCTGCCTCTTTCAGTGGGTGATTCACGAACCACCAGCAAAGCCATGTATTTGCAGGGGCTCAATTCAGCCTTTGAACTGGCTCAGCGTGGTTTTTGCGATTATGGTTTTATCGGCGGTGCTGAAATAGATGTTTATGGCAATCTAAACTCCACCATGATCGGAGATTTCCCGGCGCTTTACCAAAGCCCCAAAGTACGCTTGCCAGGCAGCGGCGGTGCCAGTGATATGGCCGCTTCCTGCGAGCGAACTATTATCATCATGGTGCACGAGAAGAGACGTTTTAAGGAAAAGTTGAGCTATTTGACCAGCCCGGGCTTTTTGGACGGCAGCCCCGGTGCGCGTAAAAGAGCCGGGCTGGTGGGCAAGGGGCCATACCGGGTGATTACCACCCGGGCAGTGTTGGGGTTTGATAATGAAACAAGGCGCATGAAACTTTTAGCCACCATGCCCGGGGAAACTGTGCAAAGCGTGCAGGAAAATACCGGTTTTGATCTGCTGGTTGACGACAATGTTTACCAGTTTGAGCCGCCTTCCCGGGAGGAAATCAGGCTGGTACGTGATGAAATTGATCCCGAAGGTTATTTTATCAAGAAAATAATCAAGTGA